CCACCGACACAAAGCAGACTTTCAGAGACATTCCTACACGAATATCCCGCCCAAGATGAAAACCGGCAAAGACATACCCGCTCACATCTACTCTCAAACATCTGAAAGTATCCGGCAGGCTTTTGGAAAGCCGTTTCAGTCGCTCGGTCCGCAATTCCCCTTTCTGCTGCTTCGTTTCGAACAGACGGATTCCGATTCGCAGGCGGAGTATGCGCACCGCCATGATTATTACGAATTGCTTTACATCGAGGAGGGCCAAGGCCAGCACTTCATCGACTTCGAAAGCTATCCGGTTCAAGCCAACACTTTTTATTTCCTATCGAAAGATCAGGTCCACTTCTGGGAGCTGACGCGCCCGCTGAGAGGCTACGCCCTACTCTTTCCAGAAGACTTTCTATCCTTCCCACTCTCCGATGTGGTCCGCAGCCATGACTCCGGCTTCTTTCACAAGGTCGCCCAAGCGCCCTATTTAAATCTCGATGACACGTCCGCCCGAGACATCACCGCGTTACTCAAAGGAATGGAGGAGGAGTTCTATGATGAGCATGCCCAAAGCCTGACGGCCCTGCGGGCATATTTTCATATCCTGCTGACCAAACTCGGCCGTTTGCATGCGGCCATCCACACGGATTCCGACAACTCGCACCACTCCTCCATCGTGAAGCAGTTCGAGCAACTGGTCGCCCAACATTATCGGACCGAGCATTCGGTCAAGGACTACGCCAAGCGGCTCGGAGTCAGTAGCAGCCATTTGCGCGACACAGTCAAAGCCGTCACCGGACAGGCCCCTGGTCACATCATCCGCCAAAGACTGGCCCTTGAAGCCAAACGCAGGCTCGCCCATGAAGATGCCACCATTGCGGAGATCGGCTATCGCCTGAACTTCGAGGATGCCTCCTACTTTGCCAGATTCTTCAAGCGCGAAACCGGCCTCAGCCCTCAGGCATTTCGTCAACAATTTCTCGAAAAATACCACGTTTCCGACTAAATTAGTCGAATTCCCAAGAGTCACCCGCGAAAAATACCAGACTATCCACGTCGAGTCTCTTCACAAGTTTCCCCTTTTGGGTTAAGGTATGGGCTCACAACGACCCACACCAAGCCAAACCAGGAAACCATCATGAAGACTGTAAAACTCACCCACGCACTACTCGCCGCGACCTGCCTCAGCGCCGGAGCGATCTACGCGGACACACAAGTCGAGCCGGAACACGCCTTGCACATGCTCCACACGCAGGACGCTCAGTTCGAGAAGCAGATCATACAAGTCGCCGACAACGTCTACACCGCAGTCGGCTATCACGGGGCCAATACCTCCATGATCGTCGGCAACGACGGCGTGATCATCGTCGACACCCTGATGTCACCCACCAGCGCGGCGGAAGCCATGCAAGCCTTTCGCAAATACAGCGACAAGCCGGTCAAAGCCATTCTCTACACGCACAGTCACAGCGACCACATCGGCGGGGCCAACGGCTTCGTCGGCGACACCATGCCAGCCATCTATGCCACCGAAAGCTTCGGTTCGGCTGAAGGGGTCAATCAAGTCGTCGACCCCGTGAAGATGAAGCGAAACATTCGCCAATTCGGTCGGGATCTCACCGGGGAGGAAGTGACCAACCGCGGCGTCGCTCCGGCCAACACCACCGACCACGATCGCATGCAAGGCTTTTTGCCACCCACCATCCGTATCGAACAGGATGGCTACCAGGCGACCATTGCAGGCATCGAGCTGGAGTTCTACTTCGCCCCCGGCGAGACCGACGACGCCATGTTCATCTGGCTCCCCAAAGAGAAGGTGCTGTTCACCGGCGATAATTTCTACAGCTCCTTTCCCAACTTGTATGCCATCCGTGGCACCGCCTACCGCGACGTGCTCAAATGGTCCGAAAGCGTCGCCAAAATGGCCGCCTTCGAGCCAGACTACGTTGTGCCGGG
The nucleotide sequence above comes from Coraliomargarita algicola. Encoded proteins:
- a CDS encoding helix-turn-helix domain-containing protein; its protein translation is MKTGKDIPAHIYSQTSESIRQAFGKPFQSLGPQFPFLLLRFEQTDSDSQAEYAHRHDYYELLYIEEGQGQHFIDFESYPVQANTFYFLSKDQVHFWELTRPLRGYALLFPEDFLSFPLSDVVRSHDSGFFHKVAQAPYLNLDDTSARDITALLKGMEEEFYDEHAQSLTALRAYFHILLTKLGRLHAAIHTDSDNSHHSSIVKQFEQLVAQHYRTEHSVKDYAKRLGVSSSHLRDTVKAVTGQAPGHIIRQRLALEAKRRLAHEDATIAEIGYRLNFEDASYFARFFKRETGLSPQAFRQQFLEKYHVSD
- a CDS encoding alkyl/aryl-sulfatase, giving the protein MLHTQDAQFEKQIIQVADNVYTAVGYHGANTSMIVGNDGVIIVDTLMSPTSAAEAMQAFRKYSDKPVKAILYTHSHSDHIGGANGFVGDTMPAIYATESFGSAEGVNQVVDPVKMKRNIRQFGRDLTGEEVTNRGVAPANTTDHDRMQGFLPPTIRIEQDGYQATIAGIELEFYFAPGETDDAMFIWLPKEKVLFTGDNFYSSFPNLYAIRGTAYRDVLKWSESVAKMAAFEPDYVVPGHTMPILDKAIATTALSHYSEAIRSIYDQTVDGINAGKSPELIAHEVHLPDHLQDKPYLIEFYGTVPHAVRAIYVGLLGWFDGNPTTLNPLEPKVQAEKIAQLAGGTEALIKQMNAALEAEDYQWALELADHVKWLPDADRSQARQVKIQALRALAAREYNAPNRNYYLSYANELESGKLSTIWF